In Nicotiana tabacum cultivar K326 chromosome 19, ASM71507v2, whole genome shotgun sequence, one DNA window encodes the following:
- the LOC107770532 gene encoding putative casein kinase II subunit beta-4 — protein MYRDRGGGSSKSEIVGGPLDRKRINDALDKHLEKSSPSTSRAFKDKAVPSTSAGKSHQHHPDHRATKNKCSDDESETDSEESDVSGSDGEDTSWISWFCNLRGNEFFCEVDDEYIQDDFNLCGLSSQVPYYDYALDLILDVESSHGDMFTEEQNELVESAAEMLYGLIHVRYILTSKGMAAMLEKYKNYDFGRCPRVYCCGQPCLPVGQSDIPRSSTVKIYCPKCEDIYYPRSKYQGNIDGAYFGTTFPHLFLMTYGHLKPQKSTQNYVPRVFGFKLHKT, from the exons ATGTACAGGGATCGAGGTGGCGGTTCATCGAAGTCGGAGATCGTCGGTGGACCGTTGGATCGGAAACGAATTAACGATGCGTTGGATAAGCACTTGGAGAAATCCTCACCTTCCACATCTAGAGCCTTCAAGGATAAGGCTGTTCCCTCTACCTCCGCCGGAAAATCGCATCAGCACCATCCCGATCATCGCGCCACAAAAAACAAGTGCTCAGATG ATGAATCTGAAACAGACAGTGAAGAGTCTGATGTTAGTGGTTCTGATGGGGAAGATACATCATGGATTTCTTGGTTTTGTAACCTGCGTGGAAATGAGTTCTTTTGTGAAGTTGATGACGAATATATTCAAGATGATTTTAATCTCTGTGGATTGAGCAGTCAAGTGCCGTATTATGACTATGCACTTGACCTTATCCTTGATGTTGAATCCTCTCATG GTGATATGTTCACTGAGGAGCAGAATGAATTGGTTGAGTCGGCGGCAGAGATGTTGTATGGTTTGATCCATGTGCGGTACATTTTGACTAGCAAGGGAATGGCTGCAATG TTAGAGAAGTACAAGAACTACGACTTTGGGAGATGTCCACGAGTTTATTGCTGTGGACAGCCTTGCCTTCCAGTTGGTCAGTCAGATATTCCAAGATCAAGTACAGTAAAAATATACTGTCCCAAATGTGAGGATATCTATTACCCCCGATCGAAGTACCAAGGCA ATATCGATGGAGCTTACTTTGGAACAACGTTTCCACACCTCTTTTTGATGACTTATGGACACCTCAAGCCACAAAAATCAACACAGAATTATGTTCCGAGGGTATTTGGTTTCAAACTCCACAAGACTTGA